The sequence TTACCTCTACGAGATCTATGAGCAGGATCTCAACAAGATGACCGCCAATGAGCGGCAGGCGCATTATGTCGGCGGCGGCAACGCGGTCGGCCGCAAGTCCGACAGCCTCATCATGAACGCACTGAACGACGCCGTGGTTGCGGCCGGCGGCCGCACCTTCGGCAGCGGCGGCGACTTTGACGGCCTGCCGACCGCGCTCGCCGTGTGCGAGGCGCTGGCCGACGATGACCAGATCGAGTGGGACGGCAACGTCACCGCCGTCATCCCCTGGCGCTGGTACAACATCCTGCTGATGTGGAAGGAGTTCAACAATGCCGAATGGGTCGGCACCGCGAACCTCGGCTTCCCCACCGGCACGGTCGGCAAGCGCTGGAACAATGTGAACTGGGTGCCCTTCCAGAAGAAGGAACTGCTGATCCCGGCCAGCAACCAGGCCTATGGCTTCATCTACCACCGCAACGCGGCGGGCTACGCCACCAATTATGAAGGCAAGGTCACGCCCGACTGGGACAACCGCAAGGGCTGCTGGACCTTCCGTGGTGACCTGCAGGCCGTGTCCATGGCGCTCTACCCCGGCGCTTCCGGCATCTACCGGATGCACTACGCCACCAACACCGCGCTGGCTCGCCCGGTGGAGCGCACCCAGACCGTCTCCTGACGCATCGCGCCGCCGGGGCCTGCGCCCCGGCGCCCTCCCCGTTCACCTTCGAGGATTGCCCCATGGCCTTCGTACAGGACAGCTTCATCGCCTATCGCACCGGCGCCGCGATCAAGGCGGCCAACGCCCGCACCTGCCGCTTCTGGCACTACGCCACCAATGACGACTGGGCGACCGTTGGCGCCACCGGCTACTGGAACAATGCCCGCGCCCATATCGGCGTTGGCGACATCGTCCATATCTCCGGCGATCTCGACGGTACGCCGTTCTATCGCTCGCTGATGTTCGCCACCGTACCGGCCTCCGGCAACGTGACCGTGACCCAGCTCGCCAACTCCTGACCCTCCCCCCGAGCCACCTGCCCCGGCGCCGCCGCGCGCCGGGGCCCTTTTTCTCTCGCGCGAGGCCACCATGCTGGAGCCGATCGACATCGTGAACGAGGCGGCCTTCATGGTCGGCGCCACGCCGCTCGCCAGCCTGGACGCCAACACCCAGACCGCCGCCGGCGCGCGCCTCGCCTATGACCGCGTGCTGGGCCACATGCTGGGGCTGCACTGGTTTTCCTGGTCGCTTTCCACCCGCCAGCTTTCGCGCCTGGCGGATGCCGTGCCGCTGACCGGCTACAAATATGTTTTCGCCCTGCCACCGGACCGCGAGGGCAACCCCCGCGCCATCATCGCCGACATCAAGCGGCCGGACGCGCTCTATTCCGCCTTCCTGCTGGAAGGCGACACGGTGCATGCGGACGCCGATCCGCTTTTCGCCCGCATCCGCATCAAGGCGCCGCCGCGCCTGTGGAGCGGGCCGTTTCGCGAGGCCTTCACCACGGCACTCGCCGCCAATTTCGCCTATTCGCTGAAGCGCAACCGCCAGCTCGCCGCCGAGCTGAAGCTCGACGCCTTCGGCCCGTCCTCGATGTCCGATCGCGGCGGCAAGATGCTGGCCGCCATTCTCGACGACGCGCAGTCCACGCCCTCGCTGAAATCGCCGCTGCAGGACGCGGACCCGCTGACCTCCGCCTGGGTGTCCTGACATGGCGGGCCAGCCCGGACGCGAACAGGCCTCCTTCGCCAGCGGCGAGCTGGGCGACCTGCTCGCCGAGCGCAAGAACCTGAAATATTACCGTTCCGGCCTGAAACGGGCGGAAAACCTGCTGGCGACGCCGCAGGGCCCGTGCTCGCAGCGGCCCTATACCCGCCTGATCGGCCGGCGCCGGCCGGTGCTGACCAATATCAGCCTTGCCGGCGCCACCCTCGCCGCCCCGTCCGGCGGCACGGTGGGCAACGCGCTGGACGGCGACACCGCCACGCTGCTGACCACGGATGCGATCATCGGCGGGCCGCATGTGGTGATGACCGTCACCTTTGCGGTGCCGACCGCTGTGGCGGCGGTGGACGTGAACCGCTACCGGCTGTCCAACGGCACCGGCACGCTCGATGTGCAGTATTCCACGCCCGGCGGCTGGGTGAGCCTCAACGGCGCGCGCAAGCTGCTGGCGGCCAACCGTTCCCGCCGCTTCTGCGCGCCGCCGGCCCAGCCGGTGACGGCGAGCGCCTGGCGTATCGTCGCCGCCGGCCTGGCGGTGACGGACATGGTGTCGATCGCCGAGGTGGCTTTCCTCGCGGAGGGCACGAGCTTCTCGAGCGCGCGGTTGCGCTCCTTCGCCTATTCCCGCGATGTCGCCTACGACCTGGTGCTGACGCAGGGCCATGGCGATGTCTATGCCGCCACCGGCGGCTGGCTGGCCGGCTTCGCCCTGCCGCACACGGCGGAGGAAGCGCGCGGGCGCTGGCGCCAGCGGCTGAACACCGGCCTGCTGTTTTCCGGCACGCGGGTGCCCTGGCGCATTTTCCGCGAGAACGATGACCGGGAATGGGAATGCGGCGCCGTGCCGCTCAAGAAGATCCCGCGCTACGATTTCGGCGATGTGGAATATGGCAACGCCATCGCCGCCGTGTGGCGGCTCGCCTTCATCAATGCCACGGGCGCGGCGGTCTTCACCGTCACCGTCGATGGCGAGGAAACCGGCACGATCAACCCCTCGGTCGGCAGCATCACCACCAACATCACCGAGGCCATCGAGGCGCTGGAAGGCATCGAGCCGGGAATTACCGTCTCCGGCTACATCGCCGGCGGTTTCGGCTCCGCCACCATCACCTTCAATGGCGAGGGCAATGAGGGGCCGGTGACGATCAATTCCACCCGCGTGCTCAATGTCGCCGACGCGGCGGTTAGCTGGTCGCGGGTGACGCGCGGCGAGTTCGGCGGCGAAGACATTTTTTCCGATGCGCGCGGCTGGCCACGCTGCGGCATTTTCTATCAGCAGCGGCTGATGATGGCCGGCGCGCCGGGCGTTCCCAACGCCATTGTCGCGTCGGAAACCGGCGATTTCTACCAGCTCAACACCGCGCTGGTGCCAGCCACCGCCCCTTTCGTCGCGCCTGTCGATACGGACGAAGACGAGGCGATCGAGGAATTCATCGCCGCACGCTCGCTGATGATGCTGACCAGCCGGGGCGAATACTGGATTTCCAACACCGCCATTTCCAAGGATCAGCCGCTCAACCCGATCCGCGCCTCAAGCAATGGCTGCGCGCGGGGCGTGCCCGTGGTGGAGAATGAAGGCGCCGCCGTCTTCGCCGACCGCTCCGGCAGCGTCCTGTGCGAGTTTCGTTACAATGAGGTGGACCAGACCTTCGTTGCGGCCCGCCTCTCATTGCTCGCCTCGCACCTGGTGAGCGACGTGGTTGACCTCGCCATGAAGCGCTCGGACGGCAATTCCGACGCCAACATTCTCGCCTATGTGCAGGCGGACGGGCAGATGCGCTTCGTGACCCTGCTGCGCGAACAGGACGTGACGGCCTTTGCGCGGGTGACGACGGACGGGCTTTTCCGCGCGGTAAGCGTCAACGGCGCCAACCGCATCACCGTGCTGACCGAGCGGCCGGTGAATGGCGTGCTGGTGCCCTTTGTCGAGCGCTTCGAGCAGGGGCTGCTGCTGGATCAGGCGGTGAGCCTGGTGCGCCCCGTCGCCTCCGCCACCGTGACCGGCCTTGCCGACCATGAAGGGGCGCAGGTGTGGGCCATCGCCGGCGATGACGTGTTCGGCCCCTTCACCGTCACAGGCGGCAGCATCACCCTGCCGCGCGCCGTGGGCAACGTCACGGTGGGTCGCTGGACGCCGTTCCTCGCCGAGACGCTGCCGCCCTCGCGCGAGATCGGGCCCGAGATCGTGACCTTTTCGCAGTGGGGCTACCACACGGTGCGGCTCTCGTTGGCCGACACCACGTCGGTGGCGGTGGGCGCCAATGGCAGCGCCATCGAGGAGCTGCCGCTGCTCGACTATGGCGCGCCGATGGACGTGCCGGAGTTGCAGGCGGGCTTCACCGGCCAGCGCGAGCGCGACGGCATCGCCGGCGACGGCAGCCAGCCCACCATGACCGTGACCCAGCTGCGCCCCGGCCGCATCACCCTGCGCGCGATTGTCGGCGAAGGAGACCCATAATGGAGCTTGCGATTTCCGCCATCGCCGCACTGGGTTCGACCCTCACCGGTGCCACAGCGGCCGCGATCCCCGCCAGCGCGGCCGGCGCCTCGCTCGCAATCGAGGGGCTTGGCGCCGCCGCCGCTGCCGGCTCCGCCGCCACGGGCCTTTCCTCCATTCTCGGCGGTGTCGGCACCGCCGCGTCCATCCTCTCCGGCACCACCTCGGTGCTGTCCGCCATGCGCACCATGGCGGCGGGCGAGGAAAAAGCGGCCGAGATCGATGCCCAGGCGATGGATGACCGCATTGCCGGCGTGGCGCGGCGCACCCGCTTCAAGCGCGAGGCGCTGGATATCCTCGGGCAGAACGATGTGGCGGCGGCCGCCGCCGGCATCGACCTCGCCTATGGGCAGGCGGCGGACCAGCGCGCCCGCACTTGGGAAGACCTGACGCGGGAAAGCGAGATCGACCGCCAGCAGGAAGAGGCCCGGCTGATGGGCTATCGCCGCGCCTCGCGCCGGGCCCGTTCCTCCGGCCAGCTTTCCGGCTTCCTGCAGCTGGGAGAAGGGCTGGCCAGCATGGCAGGGAGCTTTGGCTGATGGCGCGCAATCTTCTCCGCATTCAGCAGTTCATGGGGCAGGCGCAGCTGGGCACGGCCGTGGGCGGCGTTTCCGGCACGCTGGCGGCCGAGGGCGAGGCGCTGGCCGGCACCTCCCGCCGGCTGGCGGCCAAGGCAGACGGCCTCGCCGCCCGCGCCGGCGAGCTGGCGGGCACAGAGGCGGCACTGAGCGGCAAGCCGAAGCTGCGCCGCACCGGCTCCACCTATTCCGACGCCTTCGACGCGGCGGCGATGCGCACCTATGCCGACAAGCTCGACACCAAGCTGTACAGCCAGGCCGACGCGCTCGCCCTGCAACACGAGAACGATCCCGCCGGCCTGCGCGCCAGCTTCGCCACGCTGAAAGAGCAGATGCTCGGCGCCGACGTGCTGCCGGACCCGGTGGCACGCGCGGCATTCGACAGCGCCTTCTCGCGTGTCGAGCTGGGCTATGTGCGCGCGGCCGACCGGGCGGCGGCGACGCGGGCGAAGCAGGAACAGGCAGCCGGCGCGGCCGCAGCGCTGACCGCCGCGCAGGCCAATCTTGAGCGGCAGGGCTATGCGCTGGGCATGGACGAGGACGGCCTGAAAGCCACCGAGACCGAGGCGAAGAAGGTGAGCGACATCGCCGCCCGCGCCGAGGCCTCTGGCGCCATCACGCCCGGCACGGCGCAGCGCCTCACCAAGACGATCCAGGCCGATCGCGCCACGGCGCACCTGAAAGGCGCCTTCGACCGGCTGGCGCCGGAGGAGCGCAAGCCCTTCCTGGAAAAGATCGCCGCCGATTTCAAAGAGGGCAAAGGGCTGGCGGGTAAGCTGGACCTTGACGGCTATGAGCGGCTGACCGGCGCTTTCGAACGGCAGCTCAGTGCCGACAATGTGGCGACCACGCGGGCGGAAACGGCGCTGCGCACCCAGACCGGCGCCATACTGAAACTGGCGAGCGAGGGCTATGGCATCGCCCCCGAACAGTGGAAGGCGATCGACACCGCCGCCGCCGCCGTGCCCGGCGGCACCGACACGGTGGCCGCGCTGCGGCAGGAAGCCGAGTTCTTCCACACGCTGGCCTCCCGCTCGCCGGCGGAAGCCGAGGCGGCCATTTCCACGCTGAAGGCGAAGACGACGGAACGTGGCGCCACCACCGTCACCGCCGCGCGCAACCAGCGCGCCGACGCCTTCCTGAAAACCATGACCGAGGGGCTGAAGGACGATCCTCTCGGCTGGGGCGAGCGCGCCGGCATCGTCACCGTGCCGCAGCTCGACTTCGCCGACCCGGCCAGCCTGACCGCGCGCGGCGATGCGGCGGAGGCGGTGGCCGCGCATTACGGCACCCGCCCGGTCTATCTGCGCCCGCAGGAGCGCGCGGCGCTGGCGCGCAATGTCGAGCAGGGCGGCGACGCCATGCTGTCCGTCGTCAACGGCATCGCCGCCGGCTTCGGCCCGCGCGCGCCCGCCGTGCTGGCGGAGGTGTCAGCCTCCGCTCCCGTGCTCGCCCATGTCGGCGGTGTGGTGCTGGCGGGCGGCTCGCAAGAACTGGCGGCGGATGTGGCGGAAGCCATCAAGATGCGGCGCGACCCCGCCTTCAAGCCGCCGAACTGGAAGCCCCAGCCCTTCCGTGACATGGCGGCCGAGGTGCTTGGCCCGGCCTTTCTCGCCGCGCCGGACGCGCTGCGCACGGCGGAGACCACGGCGAAAACCGCCTTTGAGGCCCGCGCCTATCGCAAGGGGCTGGCGCCGAGCCTTGGCGACGACGACAGCAAGGCCGCGTTTGAGCGCACGCTGCAGGAAGCTGCCGGCGCCACCTTCGACCGCAACGGCGTGCAGTATGGCGGTGTCGCGGACTATCAGGTAGGTGGCCTGTTCGGCTTCGGCGGGCGCCGCGACAAGGTACTGGTGCCGCCATCGATGAGGGCCGACAAGTTCCCCGATGTTGTTGGCGCCCTGAAGGACGAAGACCTAGGTGCGGATGCGCCGAAGGCGGCCGACATAGCAGCCGGGCGGCTGGTTGCGATCTCGCCCGGCCGATACCGCCTCGCCCTTGGCGATCCCCAGGGCGACGATCCACAGTGGCAGACGGATAGCGCCGGCCGCTATTGGGTGCTCGACCTGAACGCCCTCGCTCCTACCTTGCGCCAGCGTGTTCCGGGAGCTTTCCGATGAGCTACTGGTTCGACGACGGGGAACCACAGCCGCTTGTGCCGGAAGACCAGCGCCGGAGGCCCCCGGAACCTGATGTCTCGATCCCGGAAATCCTTCAGGCCGGCGTCGACCATGCCACCTACATCGCCAATACGGCGGGTGAGGCATGGCTGCGCGAGCGCGCCTATGACGACAGGATCGACGCGGTGTTCAAGGCCACCGGCGTCCGGCTGGAAAACCCGACGCGCGCTGTCATCACCTCGGGCGAGGCGATAGAGCAGCTGCGAGCCGCCGGCCTGCCTGTCGAGCGAAACGCGCTGAAAAACCGTGACGCCGCGATGCAGCTCATGGCGCGCCAGTTCGAGGAGCGGCGGCGCGAACTGGCAGACGGGTTGCCGGACCTTGAGCGGGCCAAGCGCGCCGCCATCGCCCCCGATCGCAGCATTGAAGACGACATGCGCGCGCTCGACGAGCGCACCCGTGCGGCCTCCGCCCGCGCGCTGGCGGCCGAGAACGTGCCTGCCGTGATCAAGTGGCCAACCTATCTTGCTGGCGCCATGGCGGGCTCCCTGCGGGCTCCTGAAAACCTTCTCGGGCTTGTCGTCGGTGGGCCAGCGGCGGGAGCTACGCGCACGGCGGCAGGCGCGATCCTGCGGGCCGGCGTGCGCGAGGCCGTGGTGAACGCGGCGACTGAGACCATGGCGCAGCCGATCATCGCCAAATGGCGTACCGATCTCGGCGTGCCGGCAAACACGCCGCGCGAAATGCTTGCCGATATCGGCACCGCAGCGCTGTTTGGTGGCATTCTCGGCGGCGGTCTTGAAGCGGGTGCGCGCGGCCTTCGCGCCTTGAGCCGCCCCGATGCCCCCCCCATCGAGCGCGGCATGGCGGGCGACGACGACGCGCTCATCGCCGCCGTGCGCGAGGCGGGCGATGCGGCCCCCCCGGAAATCCGCGCCGCCGCAGACGCGTTGGAGGCCGACAGGCTTGTACAGGCGCGCGTGCCGGAAGGCATGGCGCCGGACGAAAGCGCACTGCTGCTGTCCGCCGCCATGCGTCGGGCCGAAGAGCCCGATGCCCCGCTGCCGCGCCCGGATGAGCCGGAAACCTACCTGCCAGCGGTGGCGCCGCCGCCCGATGGTGGCACAGCGCTTGATGGCGCGATTGCGCGGCTGGACGCCGCGCGGCGCGCCTATGACGCGATCCCGGTTGATGATGTCTCTGCCCGGCGTGCCGCCATGGCCGAGATGGACAATGCCGACGCGGCGCTGCGGGCTCTCGGAGAAGGGCTCGATGATCGCGACCCGGCCATCGGCAAGCTGGGAGAGTTGGCGAACATTGTCCGCCGCGATCTGCCCGACGCGCGCGGCGGCCAAGGCGGCCCGGAAGAGCTGTTGCGGCTGGAAAACCGCCGCCAGCAGCTGATGGGTGAACTGTCGCAGCCGGCGCCGGCGGCCGCGCCAGCCCGGCGCCTGACGCCTTCGGACGACATTTCCGAGAATTACCCCGACATGCCAGTCGCCATGGGCGCGGACGGCGGCGTGCGCATGGTGTCGCGCGATGCGCTGGGAAGCGACGCGCCCCGCTTCACCGAACTGGCGGCGGCGGTTGCCGCCTGCCGCGTCTAGGAGGCGCTTATGGCATTCCGCGACTGCCTCGACCGCATGGTGAAGGCCAAGGAGATCACGCCGGAGGAGGCCGAAGCCCTCGGCGCCGCCTATGATCGCGTGCATCGGACGAAATCTCGCAGCCGCGGCGATGCTGCTGCCGCCGCCGAGGCGCGGGACGATCTGGCCCAGCAGCTGGAAGCCGAGGCGGCGCGGCGCGCGCGACTGGCCGGCCTGACGGCGGCGACAACCGACCGGCTGCGAAAGGAACTGACCGGATACCGGAATGCCGCCGGGAAGCCCGATGTGGCCGAGGCCGCTATCCGGGTTCTCGAACATCAGGGGCACACGGGATATTCCTCCGTGGCGGGCCGCGCCAACGCCATCACGGCGCAGGCGCATACGATGATGGAAGGTATTCTCGCCACCTTCGATCGCACATGGCTGGCAGGCGCCCGGCGCAACAAGGCGCAGCTCGACAATGTGGCGCGCGAGGCGATGGGCGAAGCGACGGGGGATGCGGCCGCCCGAGAGCTGGCACAGGCATGGCAGCGAGCCCATGAATGGCTGCGGGAGCGCTTCAACGCCGC is a genomic window of Ancylobacter sp. IITR112 containing:
- a CDS encoding phage capsid protein — protein: MSLLAPNWFVEEYRSNVRHIFQSKGFKLKSTVTPEGSITGKKVKWPYFGTFDMQEKTRGGETPPANPNQGMLEADLKDYDYLYEIYEQDLNKMTANERQAHYVGGGNAVGRKSDSLIMNALNDAVVAAGGRTFGSGGDFDGLPTALAVCEALADDDQIEWDGNVTAVIPWRWYNILLMWKEFNNAEWVGTANLGFPTGTVGKRWNNVNWVPFQKKELLIPASNQAYGFIYHRNAAGYATNYEGKVTPDWDNRKGCWTFRGDLQAVSMALYPGASGIYRMHYATNTALARPVERTQTVS